Proteins found in one Nocardia brasiliensis ATCC 700358 genomic segment:
- a CDS encoding GMC oxidoreductase encodes MRDEGGGWVRRRAFFKAAGAAALLGAAAGSASSLTAGVGSADPVWNLLFQAWVPEIFAPLPDPPEHSPAIVIGSGFGAAVTALRLAEAGIANTVLERGSRWPNDPWREIFTGDDLPDGRGFWHRTSFTGVSKVPVHFASFGGVLDCTSYPGIDVWRAAAVGGGSVIFTGAMVAPERRFFDHVFGGTVDYGELDRVYYPRVREMLRLNTMPPDIYGSTPFTHSRAWDDQVRKAGYQPLPNDSIFNWDILRAELGGGSRPSGTAARSNLGNSNGAKFDLNQNYLRYAQGTGRSAIFPGHQVESIAQEPGGRYSLIVSKLAPTGEVLGTRTLTCDQLFLGAGSVGTSELLVRAQATGTLPNLNEHIGDGWGTNGDVVLGRGASALAGLGQGVPSASRIFDESGAPLTLESWYIPGIPFETGALASLGMVLDGTRARFGYDRAANRVGLSWPAANRAEMVAAARAVDHRIAERADAVLEYGALGYDANALFTAHPLGGAVLGRATDGYGRVHGHPGLYVMDGAAIPGSTGTVNPSLTIAALAERNIEAIIRQGK; translated from the coding sequence ATGCGTGATGAGGGAGGTGGCTGGGTGCGTAGACGCGCCTTCTTCAAAGCTGCGGGTGCAGCCGCCCTGCTGGGCGCTGCCGCGGGTTCGGCTTCGTCGCTGACGGCCGGTGTGGGGTCCGCGGACCCCGTCTGGAATCTGCTGTTCCAGGCCTGGGTGCCGGAAATCTTTGCCCCGCTGCCCGATCCGCCCGAGCATTCGCCCGCGATCGTGATCGGCTCCGGCTTCGGCGCCGCGGTCACCGCGTTGCGGCTGGCCGAGGCCGGTATCGCCAACACGGTGCTCGAACGCGGCTCGCGCTGGCCCAATGATCCCTGGCGGGAGATCTTCACCGGCGACGACCTGCCCGACGGCCGTGGCTTCTGGCATCGCACCAGCTTCACCGGCGTCTCCAAGGTGCCGGTGCATTTCGCGAGCTTCGGCGGCGTGCTCGACTGCACCAGCTACCCCGGCATCGATGTCTGGCGGGCGGCGGCGGTCGGTGGCGGCTCGGTGATCTTCACCGGCGCGATGGTCGCCCCGGAGCGCCGCTTCTTCGACCACGTGTTCGGCGGCACCGTCGACTACGGCGAGCTGGACCGCGTCTACTACCCCCGGGTGCGAGAGATGTTGCGGCTGAACACGATGCCGCCGGACATCTACGGTTCGACGCCGTTCACGCACTCCCGGGCCTGGGACGATCAGGTGCGCAAAGCCGGCTATCAGCCACTGCCCAACGACTCGATCTTCAACTGGGACATCCTGCGCGCCGAACTCGGCGGCGGCTCCCGTCCGTCGGGCACCGCGGCGCGCAGCAACCTGGGCAACTCCAACGGCGCGAAGTTCGACCTGAACCAGAATTATCTGCGCTACGCCCAGGGCACCGGCCGATCCGCGATCTTCCCCGGCCATCAGGTGGAATCGATCGCCCAGGAGCCGGGCGGCCGATACTCCCTGATCGTCTCGAAGCTCGCGCCGACCGGGGAGGTGCTCGGCACCCGCACCCTCACCTGCGATCAGCTGTTCCTCGGCGCCGGCTCGGTCGGCACCTCGGAACTGCTGGTCCGCGCGCAGGCCACCGGCACCCTGCCCAACCTCAACGAGCACATCGGCGACGGCTGGGGCACCAACGGTGACGTGGTGCTCGGCCGGGGCGCGAGCGCGCTGGCCGGGCTCGGGCAGGGCGTGCCGAGTGCGAGCCGGATCTTCGACGAATCGGGGGCGCCGCTCACCCTGGAGAGCTGGTACATCCCCGGCATCCCATTCGAGACGGGCGCGCTCGCCTCGCTGGGCATGGTGCTCGACGGGACGCGCGCGCGGTTCGGTTACGACCGCGCGGCGAACCGGGTCGGCTTGAGCTGGCCCGCGGCGAACCGCGCGGAGATGGTCGCGGCCGCCCGCGCGGTCGATCACCGGATCGCCGAAAGGGCCGACGCCGTCCTGGAATACGGCGCGCTCGGCTACGACGCCAACGCCCTGTTCACCGCGCATCCGCTGGGCGGGGCGGTGCTCGGCCGGGCCACCGACGGCTACGGCCGGGTGCACGGCCATCCCGGTCTGTACGTGATGGACGGCGCCGCGATCCCGGGCAGCACCGGCACGGTGAACCCGTCGCTCACCATCGCGGCGCTCGCCGAACGCAATATCGAGGCGATCATCCGCCAGGGGAAGTAG
- a CDS encoding ion transporter: MAYVSPTPVGEELPEGDYPRKPPALWTDFVMLALAIVSVVLVVWITFFPVAAQTHRVIVLVDWSICGIFAVEFLWRWRRAGWPWTFPFVYWYEVLGMIPVTSPFFRGFRLLRIVVILVRLGRVADRIFGDRITAAVVNRFVTTIVDVIKRPMTIAVMDEVAHVLRTGHYTRNIAAALEENRAEMDEMILELIKKDPQAGRVRYIPFHDEIIRLIADTTFRIVFQVLADPRTDELVSDVLRENIDQIRDAVRDGVRVAPSAYGPTAAEHGVAHKLTQVRRA; the protein is encoded by the coding sequence GTGGCCTATGTCAGCCCCACTCCGGTCGGCGAGGAGCTTCCGGAGGGCGATTACCCGCGTAAGCCGCCCGCGTTGTGGACCGATTTCGTGATGCTCGCGCTGGCGATCGTCTCGGTGGTGCTGGTCGTCTGGATCACCTTCTTCCCGGTCGCCGCGCAGACGCATCGGGTGATCGTGCTCGTCGACTGGTCGATCTGCGGGATCTTCGCGGTCGAGTTCCTGTGGCGCTGGCGCCGGGCGGGCTGGCCGTGGACGTTCCCGTTCGTCTACTGGTACGAGGTCCTCGGCATGATCCCGGTGACCAGCCCGTTCTTCCGCGGGTTCCGGCTGCTGCGGATCGTGGTGATCCTGGTCCGGCTCGGCCGCGTCGCCGACCGGATCTTCGGCGACCGGATCACCGCCGCGGTGGTGAACCGGTTCGTGACCACCATCGTGGACGTGATCAAGCGCCCGATGACGATCGCGGTGATGGACGAGGTGGCGCACGTGCTGCGCACCGGCCACTACACCCGCAACATCGCGGCGGCGCTGGAGGAGAACCGGGCCGAGATGGACGAGATGATCCTCGAGCTGATCAAGAAGGACCCGCAGGCCGGCCGGGTGCGCTACATCCCGTTCCACGACGAGATCATCCGGTTGATCGCCGACACCACGTTCCGCATCGTCTTCCAGGTGCTCGCCGATCCGCGCACCGACGAACTCGTCTCGGATGTGTTGCGGGAGAACATCGATCAGATCCGGGACGCGGTGCGCGACGGGGTCCGGGTGGCGCCGTCGGCGTACGGGCCGACGGCGGCCGAACACGGGGTCGCGCACAAGCTCACTCAGGTACGCCGTGCCTGA
- a CDS encoding low temperature requirement protein A, translating into MIGSKRVRLQPVAEGASVTQLELFFDLVLVFAFTMVTDLAAEETSAKNLLRAFLVLALMWWLWIAYSWLGNVIRADEGFARVAMFTAMGGAFLAALTIPEAFHDMAGGWYGPLVFAIAYLVVRLVHVFVFWLASAQDAQLRNQVLRWALGSITIGTTLLVIAAMTEGKVQIALWIAAIAGDYLWTLLAGTDWRLNSASHFAERYGLIIIVALGESIVSIGIGVAGLPISWPIAVGALLGLAISGLLWWTYFDVAALSIEHELKHADGARQIKIARGAYTFWHFPMIVGIIGLSLGLKKVLYYVGDASHHTLSDALYGIPLFALYGGVVLYLVALIGAKHYATGAISVPRVLTVVLLLALIPLAAALPALISLTMLCAVLTALTLFETVRFAQPRDQIRHGVPE; encoded by the coding sequence ATGATCGGTTCCAAACGGGTTCGGCTTCAGCCGGTGGCCGAGGGTGCGTCGGTGACGCAGCTCGAGCTGTTCTTCGACCTGGTGCTCGTGTTCGCGTTCACCATGGTCACCGACCTGGCGGCGGAGGAGACCAGCGCGAAGAACCTGCTGCGCGCCTTCCTCGTGCTCGCCCTGATGTGGTGGCTGTGGATCGCCTACTCCTGGCTGGGCAACGTGATCCGCGCCGACGAGGGCTTCGCCAGGGTCGCGATGTTCACCGCGATGGGCGGTGCGTTCCTCGCCGCGCTCACCATCCCCGAGGCGTTCCACGACATGGCGGGCGGCTGGTATGGCCCGCTGGTCTTCGCCATCGCGTATCTGGTCGTGCGCCTGGTGCACGTCTTCGTGTTCTGGCTGGCCAGCGCGCAGGACGCGCAGTTGCGCAACCAGGTGCTGCGCTGGGCGCTCGGTTCGATCACGATCGGCACCACCCTGCTGGTGATCGCCGCGATGACCGAGGGCAAGGTGCAGATCGCGCTGTGGATCGCCGCGATCGCGGGCGACTACCTGTGGACCCTGCTCGCGGGCACCGATTGGCGGCTGAACTCGGCGAGTCATTTCGCCGAGCGGTACGGGCTGATCATCATCGTCGCGCTCGGCGAATCGATCGTCTCGATCGGCATCGGGGTGGCCGGGCTGCCGATCTCCTGGCCGATCGCGGTGGGCGCGCTGCTCGGCTTGGCCATCTCCGGACTGCTGTGGTGGACCTATTTCGACGTCGCCGCGCTGTCCATCGAACACGAGCTCAAACACGCCGACGGCGCGCGGCAGATCAAGATCGCGCGGGGCGCCTACACCTTCTGGCATTTTCCGATGATCGTCGGAATCATCGGGCTCTCACTGGGTTTGAAGAAGGTGCTCTACTACGTCGGGGACGCCTCGCACCACACGCTGAGCGACGCGCTCTACGGCATCCCGTTGTTCGCGTTGTACGGCGGCGTGGTGCTGTACCTGGTCGCGCTGATCGGCGCGAAACACTATGCGACAGGGGCGATCAGCGTGCCGCGGGTGCTCACCGTCGTGCTGCTGCTCGCGCTGATCCCGCTCGCCGCCGCCCTGCCCGCCTTGATCTCACTGACCATGCTCTGCGCGGTACTCACGGCGCTCACCCTCTTCGAGACCGTGCGCTTCGCCCAGCCCCGCGACCAGATCAGGCACGGCGTACCTGAGTGA
- a CDS encoding SRPBCC family protein → MRTRTDIRFVVDADSAQVLDALAAVEMLPEWSPGYTDARVASRDDARRPLRVFVKTEILGSSDMQVLEYDWAEDRVSWQVTDSTRNAKGGGFFEISEGADGTRVWYHAEIYLPIPVPGLLLKRTVRKLNETAVQNFIEFAERFPETENFQAV, encoded by the coding sequence ATGCGCACCAGAACCGATATCCGATTCGTCGTCGACGCCGATTCCGCACAGGTACTCGATGCCCTGGCCGCCGTGGAAATGCTGCCGGAATGGTCACCGGGATATACCGATGCCCGCGTCGCGTCCCGCGACGACGCGCGACGACCACTGCGCGTATTCGTGAAGACCGAAATCCTGGGCAGCTCCGATATGCAGGTGCTGGAATACGATTGGGCCGAAGATCGGGTGTCCTGGCAGGTCACCGACAGCACTCGGAACGCGAAGGGCGGCGGCTTCTTCGAGATCTCCGAGGGCGCGGACGGCACCCGGGTCTGGTATCACGCGGAGATCTACTTACCCATCCCGGTGCCCGGCCTACTACTCAAGCGCACCGTGCGAAAGCTCAACGAGACCGCGGTGCAGAATTTCATCGAGTTTGCCGAACGGTTTCCGGAGACGGAAAACTTTCAAGCCGTATAG